A DNA window from Paenibacillus andongensis contains the following coding sequences:
- a CDS encoding ABC transporter permease, protein MSVANKAVLLTPLLRHVRKEWKLYSFLIIPVIYFIIFKYVPMLGNVIAFRKYRGGTNLFGTEWVGLSYFTMFMKDPSFWRAFRNDLYLSVLYLVIRFPLTLVFALLLNELRRIRIKKFVQTVSYLPHFISMVIVAGMAKELLSMSGPINTLLANLGFEKMAFISLPQWFPTIYVTSGIWQGLGWGTILYLAAMTGINTDLYEAAKVDGANRLRLAWHVTIPGILPTIMTLLILDIGGILGANFEKILLLYNPLTYESADVISTYVYRMGITGGNFSYATAIGLFEGVIGLILVTSANYISKKTTNSSLW, encoded by the coding sequence ATGTCAGTTGCGAATAAGGCGGTTTTACTGACCCCTCTTCTGAGACACGTCAGGAAAGAGTGGAAGTTGTATTCCTTTCTAATTATTCCCGTTATTTACTTTATCATTTTCAAGTACGTTCCTATGCTTGGTAATGTAATCGCTTTCCGCAAGTATAGAGGCGGCACCAACTTGTTCGGGACGGAATGGGTAGGATTATCTTACTTTACCATGTTCATGAAGGATCCCTCCTTTTGGAGGGCCTTCCGCAATGATTTGTATTTAAGTGTGTTGTATTTAGTCATTCGTTTCCCGCTCACTTTGGTTTTTGCGCTGTTACTTAATGAACTGCGGCGGATTCGCATCAAGAAATTCGTCCAGACCGTATCGTATCTGCCTCACTTTATCTCCATGGTTATCGTCGCGGGCATGGCCAAGGAATTGCTATCCATGTCCGGGCCGATTAATACACTGCTCGCCAATCTGGGTTTCGAGAAAATGGCATTTATTTCCTTGCCGCAATGGTTCCCGACGATTTATGTGACGTCCGGCATTTGGCAGGGGCTCGGTTGGGGCACCATTCTCTACTTGGCGGCGATGACCGGCATCAATACCGATTTGTACGAAGCGGCCAAAGTGGATGGGGCTAATCGGTTACGGCTAGCATGGCACGTTACGATTCCAGGTATTTTGCCGACGATCATGACGCTGCTCATTCTCGATATTGGCGGCATATTGGGGGCGAATTTTGAGAAAATCCTGCTCTTGTACAATCCATTAACCTATGAGTCGGCAGATGTTATCTCCACGTATGTCTACCGGATGGGGATCACCGGCGGGAATTTCAGTTATGCCACTGCTATTGGTCTGTTCGAAGGCGTCATCGGTCTTATTCTGGTCACATCGGCGAACTACATTTCCAAGAAAACAACGAATTCGAGCTTGTGGTAG
- a CDS encoding helix-turn-helix domain-containing protein — MELILAMYFEQFESIVPEVFLFVDRRCFPDWEIIRQEIDFHDLTFILEGKSNYFINGKKITVEAGDMLYIPQGSIREAHTFKDDPMHSYAFNFTLLQPSGNIRFPFETVTKNRISSEILNYILEFNRVWSGMQPGYRMFARGIFHLILHRLLAISFHHSPKSHFDIRIDKVKEFIIDHYPNDLDLATVAKVVNLHPVYLGKLFKTSTSFSVKHFINIIRVNNAEMMLSGGGFSVSEVAERCGYKDISYFSNVFRSIKGYPPSKASMKKRTSE, encoded by the coding sequence TTGGAGCTGATCCTTGCCATGTACTTCGAGCAGTTCGAATCAATTGTCCCCGAGGTTTTCTTATTCGTCGACCGCCGCTGTTTCCCTGATTGGGAAATCATCCGACAGGAAATCGATTTTCACGACCTGACGTTCATCCTTGAAGGAAAATCGAATTATTTTATTAATGGCAAGAAAATCACGGTTGAGGCTGGGGATATGCTCTACATTCCCCAGGGAAGTATCCGCGAGGCGCATACCTTCAAAGATGATCCCATGCATTCCTATGCCTTCAACTTTACTCTGTTGCAGCCCTCAGGTAATATCCGATTTCCGTTTGAAACCGTAACCAAAAATCGAATCTCAAGCGAAATCTTAAACTACATTCTTGAGTTTAATCGCGTTTGGAGTGGCATGCAGCCCGGATATCGGATGTTTGCGAGGGGCATCTTTCATTTGATTCTCCACCGATTGCTGGCGATTTCCTTTCACCATTCTCCGAAATCCCATTTCGATATCCGGATCGACAAGGTCAAGGAGTTCATCATCGACCACTACCCGAATGATCTGGATTTGGCGACCGTCGCCAAGGTAGTCAATCTGCACCCTGTGTATCTCGGTAAGCTCTTCAAAACCAGCACGAGCTTCAGCGTCAAGCATTTCATCAACATCATTCGGGTCAACAACGCGGAAATGATGCTGTCCGGCGGCGGGTTTTCCGTCTCAGAAGTGGCGGAACGATGCGGGTACAAAGACATCAGCTATTTCAGCAATGTATTCAGATCCATTAAAGGCTATCCTCCGTCAAAGGCGAGCATGAAAAAAAGAACCTCAGAATGA
- a CDS encoding sensor domain-containing diguanylate cyclase — protein sequence MAGQMFKNKGKIRFHLLIIGLLVFTMLGTTAILTSVALKSQTNTLTESTLQSNFEGARNLNVAMNMLLDSMQRSLGSAGKYIADNDLTLEQSSNFLSTMLSGQRSFNSVVIFDESGVIRSSTPESAGLREGKINTPAASKALKDRKPFVSEPYMDSKGQLTVMISHPLFDRTKQYRGFIAGFIYLQELNVFSDIFNHAIRSQKGSYAYVVDRSGKLMFNPDKGRIGEVPDAEELQAQFMKDKGRTATIDVNSQAYLAGYVAIPNIGWGVVFQSPATAVDEAMRSLIISQLKVVIPLFGVLVAVSLWVAQKVTHPFKLLTATARSIFVGERITDPPFTNHWNYEAHHLARAMMRAFGGLQDQADQMSEEARTDKLTGLANRLALDERLSKWMSEGLNWSLLILDIDHFKSVNDTFGHKTGDETLLHLARILESQTRDEDLVCRFGGEEFVIVMPSQSLLAGRQLAERIRKKVESTVSPTGKPITVSIGLASYPEHGDNFNQVFEMADLAMYNAKRDGRNLTKSADDYQHEVV from the coding sequence ATGGCCGGACAAATGTTTAAAAACAAAGGGAAAATTCGATTTCATCTTCTCATTATCGGGCTTTTGGTTTTTACCATGCTCGGAACAACAGCCATTCTTACCAGTGTGGCACTGAAATCACAAACGAATACGTTGACCGAATCGACGTTGCAATCCAACTTTGAGGGCGCACGGAACTTGAATGTGGCCATGAACATGCTGCTCGATTCCATGCAGCGCAGTTTAGGTTCGGCTGGGAAATATATTGCGGATAACGACCTGACGCTGGAGCAGAGTTCCAACTTTTTGAGCACCATGTTGAGCGGCCAGCGGTCTTTTAATTCAGTAGTTATCTTTGATGAGAGTGGAGTTATTCGTTCTTCAACACCCGAATCCGCAGGATTAAGGGAAGGGAAAATCAATACCCCTGCTGCCTCAAAAGCGCTGAAAGATAGAAAACCGTTCGTTTCGGAGCCGTATATGGACTCCAAAGGGCAGTTGACCGTTATGATCTCCCATCCGTTATTCGACAGGACCAAGCAATACCGGGGATTCATAGCCGGATTTATATACTTGCAGGAACTGAACGTGTTCAGCGATATTTTCAATCATGCGATTCGAAGCCAAAAGGGATCCTATGCGTATGTAGTTGATCGGTCCGGTAAGCTGATGTTCAATCCTGACAAAGGACGAATTGGCGAGGTTCCAGACGCTGAGGAACTTCAGGCTCAATTTATGAAAGACAAAGGACGCACTGCAACGATAGATGTGAACAGTCAAGCTTATCTGGCTGGCTATGTGGCGATACCGAATATCGGGTGGGGGGTCGTTTTTCAATCGCCTGCGACAGCGGTGGATGAAGCAATGAGGTCGCTCATCATCTCGCAGCTCAAGGTAGTTATTCCGCTTTTCGGTGTATTAGTGGCTGTCAGCTTGTGGGTCGCGCAGAAAGTAACGCATCCTTTCAAGCTTTTGACGGCAACTGCCCGTAGTATTTTTGTCGGGGAGCGGATCACTGATCCGCCTTTTACTAATCATTGGAATTATGAAGCACACCACTTAGCCAGGGCAATGATGAGGGCATTCGGAGGGCTGCAGGATCAAGCGGATCAGATGTCAGAAGAGGCACGGACCGATAAGCTGACGGGTTTAGCGAACCGGTTGGCGCTCGACGAACGGTTGTCAAAGTGGATGTCGGAAGGCCTCAACTGGTCTTTGCTTATCCTGGATATTGATCATTTCAAGTCGGTAAATGACACCTTTGGGCATAAGACTGGTGATGAAACTCTCCTTCATCTTGCCCGCATACTAGAATCGCAGACACGCGATGAAGATCTAGTCTGTAGATTCGGAGGTGAAGAGTTTGTCATCGTAATGCCTTCTCAAAGCTTGCTAGCAGGAAGACAGTTGGCGGAACGAATTCGGAAGAAGGTGGAAAGTACAGTAAGCCCGACGGGGAAACCGATTACCGTGTCCATAGGTCTGGCGAGCTATCCTGAGCATGGGGATAACTTCAATCAAGTGTTCGAAATGGCCGATCTGGCGATGTACAACGCAAAGCGGGACGGCCGCAATCTTACGAAATCGGCTGATGATTATCAGCACGAAGTGGTGTAA
- a CDS encoding prolyl oligopeptidase family serine peptidase, whose product MGRSYYTITEITDYGPFITKLVLPMPVNVTAEAVNPQCFSVYVERKDQKGEILMLPTSWVEKDIKKPSKGYCVVKDVYPSSQYGRRTEEGEYVTLEMKYGPNDALSAAIAAPNGMNVFVASDYRVTQIAEVPAEGKKLTGLVFDKCAGNTMKQAEKFLHGISSYEDEPLKYGYFVPQTGNGRRPLIIWLHGAGEGGQDPTIAYAGNKVVNLASDEIQAKFGGAFVLVPQTPTFWMNDGSGEYGRSGKSMYGKALKALIDEFISRNDAAIDTNRIYIGGCSNGGFMTMRMVLDYPDFFAAAYPVCEALYNEVISDADIEAIKHVPIWFTHSKDDLIVKPEETAVPTFERLLKAGAKSVHFSLFDKVVDLHGLFTDEKGEPYTYNGHFSWVYALNDDCLLDYDGKPVVEDGKEVSLMAWLARQRIKYFTLLNSSN is encoded by the coding sequence ATGGGGAGAAGTTACTACACGATTACGGAGATTACGGATTATGGTCCGTTCATTACTAAACTAGTACTACCGATGCCGGTAAACGTAACGGCAGAAGCTGTAAATCCGCAATGCTTTAGTGTCTATGTGGAACGGAAGGATCAGAAGGGAGAAATCCTTATGCTTCCAACTAGCTGGGTTGAGAAGGATATCAAGAAACCGAGCAAGGGCTACTGCGTGGTGAAGGATGTCTATCCTTCCAGTCAATACGGCCGGCGTACGGAGGAAGGAGAGTACGTGACTCTAGAAATGAAGTATGGACCGAATGATGCCCTATCCGCTGCAATTGCCGCACCGAACGGAATGAACGTGTTTGTCGCCAGCGATTACCGGGTTACCCAGATTGCAGAAGTTCCGGCAGAGGGAAAGAAGCTGACAGGTTTGGTATTCGACAAGTGTGCGGGCAATACGATGAAGCAAGCGGAAAAGTTCTTGCATGGGATTTCCTCCTATGAAGATGAGCCTTTAAAGTATGGCTACTTCGTGCCGCAGACTGGCAACGGCAGACGGCCGCTCATCATCTGGTTGCACGGTGCAGGGGAGGGCGGGCAGGATCCGACCATTGCCTATGCAGGCAACAAGGTGGTGAACCTGGCCAGCGATGAAATCCAAGCCAAGTTTGGCGGAGCTTTCGTATTGGTGCCGCAAACACCGACTTTCTGGATGAACGACGGCAGCGGAGAGTACGGAAGATCAGGTAAGTCCATGTATGGGAAGGCCTTGAAGGCCTTGATTGATGAGTTTATATCCAGAAATGATGCGGCGATCGACACGAACCGGATCTATATCGGAGGCTGCTCTAACGGTGGATTCATGACCATGCGAATGGTACTAGACTATCCGGACTTTTTCGCGGCAGCTTATCCGGTATGTGAGGCGCTGTATAATGAGGTTATCAGTGATGCAGATATCGAGGCGATTAAACATGTGCCGATTTGGTTTACGCATTCCAAGGATGATTTAATAGTGAAACCGGAAGAAACAGCAGTGCCGACCTTTGAGCGCTTGCTCAAGGCCGGAGCGAAGAGCGTGCATTTCTCTTTATTTGACAAAGTCGTAGATCTCCATGGCCTGTTTACGGATGAGAAGGGGGAGCCGTATACATATAATGGGCATTTTTCCTGGGTATATGCCTTGAACGACGACTGTCTCCTTGATTATGATGGGAAGCCGGTCGTGGAGGATGGTAAGGAAGTGTCACTGATGGCGTGGCTGGCTAGGCAGAGGATCAAATATTTTACATTACTCAACTCTAGCAATTAA
- a CDS encoding SDR family NAD(P)-dependent oxidoreductase — protein sequence MTDFSSVKDKVAVVTGAADGLGMAISLCYAENGMKVVVSDINVEKGMKVVEDIKSKGGEASFFKADVSKEEDVKGLVDFAVETYGRLDGLVNNAGIAAENRPTHEYSTQEFDKLLSIDLKGVFMGMKFAAQAILKSKSSSGFIINVASLAGILGNSSMAIYSSAKHGVIGLTKSAALDYAQYNITVNAVCPGTFRTSVWGQAPEEVINEYAKIFSPSGRLGDPKEVGHLALFLASDLARYISGTAISIDAGSSAGKITPSRWSNPEILD from the coding sequence ATGACAGATTTTTCAAGTGTAAAAGACAAAGTTGCCGTTGTAACTGGCGCTGCCGATGGCCTAGGTATGGCAATTTCACTGTGTTACGCAGAAAACGGTATGAAAGTCGTTGTTTCAGATATCAATGTTGAAAAGGGTATGAAGGTTGTTGAGGATATAAAATCGAAAGGCGGAGAAGCATCTTTCTTTAAAGCTGATGTAAGCAAAGAAGAAGATGTGAAGGGACTGGTTGATTTTGCAGTCGAAACTTACGGCCGTTTAGATGGTCTTGTTAATAATGCTGGTATTGCCGCCGAAAATAGACCAACGCATGAATATTCAACGCAAGAATTTGACAAATTATTGTCTATTGACTTAAAGGGTGTCTTCATGGGTATGAAGTTCGCCGCCCAAGCTATTCTTAAGTCAAAGTCATCTAGTGGATTCATCATTAATGTTGCTTCTTTAGCAGGTATATTGGGTAATAGTTCAATGGCTATTTATTCTTCAGCTAAGCATGGCGTAATAGGTTTAACAAAGAGTGCTGCGCTAGATTATGCGCAATATAACATTACAGTTAATGCTGTTTGTCCGGGAACATTTAGAACTTCGGTTTGGGGACAGGCACCTGAAGAAGTAATTAATGAATACGCAAAGATATTTTCTCCGAGTGGTAGACTTGGTGATCCTAAGGAAGTTGGTCATTTAGCACTATTTTTAGCTTCTGATTTGGCACGTTACATAAGTGGTACTGCTATATCAATAGATGCTGGCTCCAGTGCTGGTAAGATTACTCCTTCCCGATGGTCTAATCCGGAAATTCTGGATTAA
- a CDS encoding TetR/AcrR family transcriptional regulator: protein MITTKDNMCEVAITMFKELGFENVSINMICNKLEVTRGSFYHHFNSKNELLLHWFSSQVKNNIVIDMSLESPKQILKKHALDYANTINKIGIDFMYHILMAEFELYGKHFYTYFNAEPQSIDLINKAIELNEIHSTETAKNLIDTFTVAIIGTIVTWKFDNGRFDIVSKIASIFDTIYR from the coding sequence ATGATTACTACAAAAGATAACATGTGTGAAGTAGCTATTACTATGTTTAAAGAGCTTGGTTTTGAAAATGTTAGTATTAATATGATTTGTAATAAGTTAGAAGTAACACGCGGTTCTTTCTATCATCATTTTAATAGTAAAAATGAATTATTGTTACATTGGTTTTCTTCTCAAGTGAAGAACAATATTGTAATTGATATGAGTTTAGAGTCTCCAAAACAAATTCTGAAGAAACATGCTCTGGATTACGCAAATACCATTAATAAAATAGGCATTGATTTTATGTATCATATTCTTATGGCAGAATTCGAACTTTACGGTAAACATTTTTATACCTATTTTAATGCAGAACCTCAGTCTATTGATTTAATCAATAAGGCTATCGAATTGAATGAAATTCATTCAACTGAAACTGCCAAAAATTTAATTGATACATTTACGGTTGCTATTATTGGCACAATTGTTACTTGGAAATTCGACAATGGTCGGTTTGATATCGTTAGTAAGATAGCATCCATTTTCGATACGATTTATAGATAA
- a CDS encoding PadR family transcriptional regulator, which translates to MYADILILGQLLSGPKHGYEIKKNVQEALGESFEINNNLLYPALRRFVEMGAITKKVEKTEGKPDRHVYLLTNAGEEIFNELIRDFPRKMAANPMEFLVRVALFDRVETDVQLDILNNRMAVLEEEMEHQRKFDEVHSENRFAVEVIQFRIKQTEHEWSWLKQLMHIVQSSASESNNVEA; encoded by the coding sequence ATGTACGCAGACATATTAATACTGGGACAGTTATTGTCAGGTCCGAAGCATGGCTATGAAATTAAGAAAAACGTTCAAGAGGCGCTTGGAGAGTCGTTTGAAATCAACAATAATTTGCTTTACCCCGCATTGCGGCGTTTTGTGGAAATGGGAGCCATTACCAAGAAGGTTGAGAAGACGGAGGGCAAGCCCGATCGGCATGTTTATCTGTTAACGAATGCGGGGGAAGAAATTTTTAATGAGTTGATTCGTGATTTCCCGAGGAAAATGGCCGCCAATCCGATGGAATTTTTAGTGCGCGTCGCGCTGTTCGATCGAGTGGAGACCGATGTGCAGCTTGACATTTTGAACAATCGGATGGCGGTGTTGGAAGAGGAGATGGAGCATCAGAGAAAATTCGACGAGGTCCATTCGGAAAATCGGTTTGCCGTGGAGGTCATTCAATTCAGAATAAAACAAACCGAGCATGAATGGTCATGGTTGAAGCAGTTGATGCACATCGTCCAATCGTCGGCTTCGGAATCAAACAATGTGGAGGCTTAA
- a CDS encoding cytochrome P450: MNANRQMIMLHEITKLATKQAQWEPYAWYKEMRDNNPVYYDAQQDVWNVFLYDHVKRVLFDHELFSNKKQRSLIPIPDRLESRSNVNLVDPPDHRKRRALLSQAFTPRSLKEWEPRIQNIIDELIAEMEGTPTVDIVQKLAIPLPITVIADLLGVPSRDRHLIKEWSDILFLPYNTEAYADIELQKGRAMKEFAEYLYPIVLAKRQHPEDDIITDLTKAELEGEQLTNEEVVMSAIGLLGAGNETTTTLLSNIFYAMLYDQPGIYQELRADLSLVPKLVEEVLRFRFPASMDRRIAQDTNVFGPEMKAGQAIVAWIGAANRDESQFASADVFDIHRPGNQYHLSFGSGPHFCLGAPLARMEANMAIASVVKRFDDIRQVNGFDVGEHLTESITGQSLKSLPIVLGSNL; the protein is encoded by the coding sequence ATGAATGCGAACCGACAAATGATCATGCTGCACGAAATAACGAAACTTGCCACCAAACAAGCACAATGGGAACCGTATGCCTGGTACAAGGAAATGAGAGACAATAATCCTGTATATTATGATGCCCAGCAAGATGTTTGGAATGTGTTTTTATACGACCATGTCAAGCGTGTACTGTTCGACCACGAGCTTTTCTCCAACAAAAAGCAGAGAAGTTTGATTCCAATTCCCGATAGGTTGGAAAGCCGTAGCAACGTCAATCTGGTCGATCCGCCGGATCATCGTAAAAGGCGGGCCCTCCTCTCCCAAGCCTTCACTCCCCGCAGCCTCAAAGAGTGGGAACCGCGAATCCAGAACATCATCGACGAGCTAATAGCTGAAATGGAAGGCACTCCAACCGTAGATATTGTGCAAAAGCTAGCGATTCCTTTGCCGATTACCGTTATCGCGGATCTGCTCGGAGTTCCTTCCAGAGATCGTCACCTGATCAAAGAATGGTCCGACATCCTCTTCCTTCCATATAATACAGAGGCTTATGCCGACATCGAACTGCAAAAGGGAAGAGCTATGAAGGAATTCGCCGAGTATTTGTATCCCATCGTTCTGGCGAAACGTCAGCACCCGGAAGATGACATTATAACCGACTTGACTAAGGCCGAACTGGAAGGCGAACAGCTAACGAATGAAGAAGTGGTGATGTCAGCCATCGGACTGCTCGGAGCAGGCAACGAAACGACGACAACGCTACTTTCCAATATTTTTTATGCCATGCTTTACGACCAACCGGGCATATATCAAGAACTAAGAGCCGACTTGTCGTTGGTTCCCAAGCTGGTCGAGGAGGTACTGCGGTTCCGCTTTCCGGCTTCGATGGATCGGAGGATAGCCCAGGATACCAACGTCTTCGGGCCCGAGATGAAGGCAGGGCAAGCCATCGTAGCGTGGATTGGAGCCGCTAACCGGGACGAGTCCCAATTCGCCAGTGCGGACGTATTCGACATCCATCGTCCAGGCAATCAGTATCATTTGTCATTCGGCTCAGGTCCGCACTTCTGTTTAGGCGCTCCGCTCGCTCGAATGGAAGCGAATATGGCCATAGCCTCAGTTGTGAAACGCTTTGACGATATCCGTCAGGTGAATGGCTTCGACGTTGGCGAGCATTTGACTGAGTCTATCACAGGTCAGTCTTTAAAGAGTTTGCCTATTGTGCTTGGGTCTAATTTGTAA
- a CDS encoding glycosylhydrolase-like jelly roll fold domain-containing protein: protein MSNRLKEVLEGQEQNYILPFLWQHGEEEQVIREEIARVHEAGIGAVCIEARPHPDFLGPKWWTDMDIIMEEARNRGMKVWLLDDDHFPTGHAAGKVKDAPEELHRKFLGERYIDTIGPAQGTSLLLDTLLMRGLRPTISDGQKAIGKNKLISVVAVRRNPSDGTLLSDCIDITEFVHDGILYWDIPEGYWRVFIISENKDGGSQQQEDHLNPLDRGSVRILIDAVYEAVYERYKADFGKTFAGFFSDEPGFYNDKTTFDFHSKPGKKGVPLPWSSEMPALLEEALGEDYRKLLYLLWHDAGEQTHIVRYTYMNIVSKLYAENFCSQIGEWCRSRGVEYIGHVLEDNNVHARLGPGPGHFFRSMWGQDMSGLDVVLWQIVPGFDELSFSKPGGDTDSEFFHYGLAKLGVSLGHIDPKKQGRTMCEVYGAYGWAEGLKLMKWITDHMLVRGVNYFVPHAFTQKDSDPDCPPHMYAGGKNPQYRYYKHLNQYMNRISHLISGGRHVASAAVVYHAEAEWSGEAMLFQRPMKNLMQHQIDCEVVPVDVLLDSASVIDSKLYVNQEDYDCLIVPYAEALPDAMIRRLTQLADQGLALRFVDGLPLRSSEGREVSAELSSLADHRNVKVVALDKLAQELLADGHYDITVEKHEPYLRNYHYVHDGLDVFMFFNEHPHQTIRTKIGLPIQGEVYAYNAFQNQLTLLNATKEEGATAVQLELHPYESIVLLHGADLEGYAALPQYEVGSELELKGKWTVAISEAEHYPHFKEWGELTALTNMSAPGRLPRFTGTFRYETEFEWNESGNQALLDLGEVYETAEVWINGEEAGVRICPPYRIEIDGLIKKGKNKLVIEVTNTLVKEQPDFLSAYAQQEPSGLIGPVRVIRL from the coding sequence ATGAGTAATCGTCTTAAGGAAGTGCTTGAGGGCCAAGAACAAAATTATATCCTTCCCTTTCTCTGGCAGCATGGCGAGGAAGAGCAGGTGATACGCGAGGAGATTGCCCGAGTTCATGAAGCTGGCATCGGAGCCGTTTGCATCGAAGCTCGTCCTCATCCTGATTTTCTAGGACCGAAATGGTGGACGGATATGGACATTATTATGGAGGAAGCGCGGAATCGGGGCATGAAGGTATGGCTGCTCGATGACGATCATTTTCCAACGGGCCACGCGGCAGGTAAGGTGAAGGACGCTCCGGAAGAGCTGCATCGCAAGTTTTTGGGTGAACGTTACATCGATACGATCGGTCCTGCCCAAGGAACGTCTCTGCTGCTGGATACTTTGCTGATGCGCGGGCTTCGACCGACCATCTCGGATGGCCAAAAAGCGATCGGTAAAAATAAGCTAATTTCCGTTGTCGCGGTCCGTCGAAATCCATCCGATGGAACATTACTCAGCGACTGTATCGACATCACTGAATTCGTGCATGACGGTATCCTATACTGGGATATCCCTGAAGGATATTGGCGAGTATTTATTATTTCCGAAAATAAGGATGGCGGCAGCCAGCAGCAGGAAGATCATCTGAACCCGCTGGATCGGGGTTCCGTTCGTATTCTGATCGATGCGGTTTATGAAGCTGTGTATGAACGATACAAGGCGGATTTCGGGAAAACATTCGCCGGCTTCTTCTCGGACGAACCCGGATTTTACAATGATAAGACCACCTTCGACTTCCATTCGAAGCCCGGAAAAAAAGGGGTGCCGCTTCCCTGGAGCAGTGAAATGCCGGCCTTGCTGGAGGAGGCGTTGGGCGAGGATTACCGTAAGCTCCTGTATCTGCTCTGGCACGATGCGGGAGAACAGACACATATCGTACGGTATACCTATATGAATATTGTCAGCAAGCTTTATGCAGAAAACTTCTGCAGCCAAATCGGAGAGTGGTGCAGATCGCGTGGGGTAGAATATATCGGACATGTACTCGAAGACAACAACGTTCATGCAAGACTTGGCCCCGGCCCAGGGCACTTCTTCCGTTCGATGTGGGGACAAGACATGTCGGGCCTCGATGTAGTGTTGTGGCAAATTGTCCCCGGCTTCGATGAATTGTCTTTCAGCAAGCCGGGGGGAGATACGGACAGCGAATTTTTCCACTATGGTCTCGCTAAGCTAGGAGTGTCTCTTGGACACATCGATCCGAAAAAACAAGGCCGGACGATGTGCGAAGTGTATGGGGCCTATGGCTGGGCAGAAGGCTTGAAGCTGATGAAGTGGATCACGGACCATATGCTCGTTCGCGGCGTTAATTATTTTGTCCCGCATGCCTTTACCCAAAAGGATTCGGATCCGGATTGTCCGCCGCATATGTATGCGGGCGGGAAAAATCCGCAGTACCGCTACTACAAGCATTTAAATCAATATATGAATCGGATTAGTCACCTGATTTCAGGTGGAAGGCACGTGGCTTCTGCGGCCGTCGTGTATCACGCCGAAGCCGAATGGTCCGGGGAAGCGATGCTTTTCCAGAGGCCTATGAAGAACCTGATGCAGCATCAGATCGATTGCGAAGTAGTTCCCGTCGATGTTCTGCTGGATTCGGCAAGCGTGATCGACAGCAAGTTGTACGTAAATCAAGAAGATTATGACTGCTTGATCGTGCCTTATGCAGAAGCGCTTCCGGATGCGATGATTCGGCGTTTGACCCAGCTTGCCGATCAAGGACTTGCCTTACGTTTTGTTGACGGGCTGCCGCTTCGATCGAGCGAGGGCAGAGAGGTTTCCGCTGAGCTGTCCTCTCTTGCTGATCACCGGAATGTGAAGGTTGTAGCATTAGATAAGCTGGCGCAGGAACTTCTTGCCGACGGACATTACGATATTACAGTCGAAAAGCACGAGCCGTATCTTCGGAACTATCATTATGTACATGACGGTTTGGATGTTTTTATGTTCTTTAACGAACATCCGCATCAAACGATCCGAACGAAGATTGGTTTGCCCATCCAAGGCGAAGTTTATGCATATAATGCCTTCCAGAATCAGTTGACCCTTTTGAATGCAACCAAGGAGGAAGGTGCGACAGCGGTGCAGCTTGAGCTTCATCCGTATGAATCTATCGTATTGCTTCACGGAGCTGACCTTGAAGGATATGCTGCGCTGCCACAGTACGAGGTAGGTTCGGAACTTGAGCTGAAAGGGAAATGGACTGTAGCCATCTCTGAAGCCGAACATTATCCTCATTTCAAGGAATGGGGAGAACTGACGGCTTTGACGAATATGAGCGCGCCTGGTCGCTTGCCTCGATTTACAGGCACCTTCCGTTATGAAACGGAATTCGAGTGGAACGAATCAGGGAACCAAGCTCTTTTAGATTTGGGGGAGGTCTATGAAACGGCGGAAGTATGGATAAATGGCGAGGAAGCAGGAGTACGCATCTGTCCGCCATACCGCATTGAGATCGATGGCCTGATCAAGAAGGGTAAAAACAAGCTAGTCATTGAGGTTACGAATACGTTGGTGAAAGAACAACCTGATTTCTTGTCTGCTTATGCGCAGCAGGAACCGAGCGGACTTATTGGGCCGGTACGAGTGATCCGGTTATAA